The following proteins are encoded in a genomic region of Paenibacillus sp. FSL R7-0273:
- a CDS encoding thiamine pyrophosphate-dependent dehydrogenase E1 component subunit alpha: protein MESQGTTANMINRHKQLGLTDGQVIDMYRYMQLGRKYDERSLLLQRAGKINFHVSGIGQEAAQVAAAFALDRQNDYFLPYYRDYAFVLSVGMTTRELMLSVFAKAEDPNSGGRQMPGHFGSKRLRIVTGSSPVTTQVPHAVGFALAAKMQRKKFVSFVTFGEGSSNQGDFHEACNFAGVNKLPVIIFCQNNQYAISVPVHKQLGGKVSDRALGYGFPGVRVDGNDPLEVYRVVKEARERALAGEGPTLIEAMMYRLSPHSTSDNDLAYRTKEEVDENWKKDGIASFRTYLIEQGLWSEEQESDLLAEYNLELKEAIAYAENAPFPKPEDTLLHVYDESGLKGGA, encoded by the coding sequence ATGGAATCTCAAGGTACTACTGCAAACATGATCAACAGACATAAACAGCTTGGACTAACGGACGGCCAGGTCATTGATATGTACAGATATATGCAGCTGGGACGGAAATACGATGAGCGCAGCCTGCTGCTGCAGCGGGCCGGAAAGATCAACTTCCACGTCTCAGGGATCGGCCAGGAGGCGGCGCAGGTTGCTGCGGCGTTTGCGCTGGACCGGCAGAATGATTACTTTTTACCGTACTACCGGGATTACGCCTTTGTGCTGTCGGTAGGGATGACTACCCGTGAGCTGATGCTGTCTGTCTTCGCCAAGGCGGAGGACCCTAACAGCGGCGGCCGGCAGATGCCGGGCCATTTTGGAAGCAAGCGTCTGCGGATTGTGACCGGATCAAGTCCGGTGACAACGCAGGTGCCTCATGCGGTCGGCTTTGCGCTGGCTGCAAAGATGCAGCGGAAGAAGTTTGTTTCGTTCGTAACCTTTGGCGAGGGCTCCAGCAATCAGGGGGATTTTCACGAGGCTTGCAACTTTGCGGGTGTGAATAAGCTGCCGGTCATTATTTTTTGCCAAAATAACCAGTATGCGATCTCTGTTCCTGTTCATAAGCAGCTTGGCGGCAAGGTCAGCGACCGTGCGCTGGGCTACGGCTTTCCTGGTGTGCGCGTGGATGGCAATGATCCGCTGGAAGTTTACCGAGTAGTGAAGGAAGCGCGGGAGCGCGCACTTGCCGGTGAAGGGCCTACACTGATTGAAGCGATGATGTACCGTCTGTCGCCGCACTCCACCTCCGACAATGATCTGGCTTACCGGACGAAGGAAGAGGTTGACGAGAACTGGAAAAAAGACGGCATTGCGTCCTTCCGGACTTATCTCATAGAGCAGGGGCTGTGGAGCGAAGAACAGGAGTCGGATCTCCTTGCCGAATACAATCTGGAATTAAAAGAGGCTATTGCATACGCCGAAAATGCGCCGTTCCCGAAACCGGAAGATACGCTGCTGCATGTGTACGACGAATCCGGCCTCAAGGGAGGAGCATAA
- the lpdA gene encoding dihydrolipoyl dehydrogenase, producing the protein MTISCDVAILGGGTGGYVAAIRAAQLGKSVVVIEMDKLGGTCLHRGCIPSKSLLRSAEVYAEIQESESYGIETSGVKLVFPKVQARKDAVVEQLHQGVQYLMRKNKIQVVKGRGRIIGPSIFSPRSGAVAVELEDGEMETVVSTNLIVATGSRPRVLPGLKPDGKVILSSEEALTLEELPASILIVGGGVIGVEWASMLADFGVQVTVVEAAEQLLPLEDTEIARELTRLLKKRGVKVLTGTTVDPETSTITEDGISIEARKGEQSQTLSAGKLLVSVGRVANIENIGLENTDIRFDKGVIEVNANMQTGEPHIYAIGDCIGGLQLAHAASHEGIRAVNHLAGEQLHPYHAHLVPRCVYTRPEVASVGYTEKEVKSLGRDVVTGKFPFSAIGKAIVHGMKDGFVKVVADRSSGDILGVQMIGPHVTDLIGEAALAQLLDATPWEVGEAIHAHPTLSEVIGEAMLAVDGRAIGF; encoded by the coding sequence ATGACAATTTCCTGTGACGTGGCTATTCTGGGCGGAGGGACCGGGGGATATGTGGCGGCGATCCGCGCTGCCCAGCTCGGCAAATCTGTCGTCGTCATCGAAATGGACAAGCTGGGCGGAACCTGCCTGCACCGCGGCTGTATTCCAAGCAAGTCGCTGCTGCGCAGTGCGGAGGTATACGCTGAAATACAGGAGAGCGAGAGCTACGGCATTGAAACATCAGGCGTCAAGCTGGTGTTCCCGAAGGTTCAGGCACGTAAAGACGCGGTTGTGGAGCAGCTGCACCAGGGTGTCCAATATCTGATGCGCAAAAATAAAATCCAGGTGGTTAAGGGCAGGGGGCGCATTATCGGCCCGTCGATTTTCTCACCGCGCAGCGGTGCAGTGGCTGTTGAGCTGGAGGATGGGGAGATGGAGACTGTAGTCTCCACCAATCTGATCGTGGCTACCGGCTCCCGTCCGCGTGTGCTGCCGGGTCTTAAGCCGGACGGCAAAGTCATCCTCAGCAGCGAAGAAGCGCTGACGCTAGAAGAGCTGCCTGCTTCAATCCTTATTGTCGGCGGCGGCGTAATCGGAGTGGAATGGGCGTCGATGCTGGCTGATTTTGGCGTTCAGGTTACAGTGGTGGAAGCCGCAGAGCAGCTGCTGCCGCTGGAGGATACCGAGATTGCCCGCGAGCTGACCAGGCTGCTCAAAAAACGCGGAGTCAAGGTGCTGACCGGCACCACTGTAGATCCGGAGACCAGCACCATAACAGAGGACGGGATCAGTATTGAAGCCCGCAAAGGAGAGCAGAGCCAGACGCTGTCCGCCGGGAAGCTGCTTGTGTCAGTCGGCAGAGTGGCCAATATTGAGAACATCGGACTGGAGAATACCGATATCCGCTTTGACAAAGGCGTAATCGAGGTCAATGCCAATATGCAGACCGGGGAGCCACATATTTATGCGATCGGGGACTGCATCGGCGGGCTGCAGCTGGCCCATGCTGCTTCACATGAAGGCATACGTGCCGTCAATCACCTGGCCGGGGAGCAGCTTCACCCGTATCATGCTCATCTTGTGCCGCGCTGTGTCTATACACGGCCGGAGGTAGCCAGTGTCGGTTATACCGAGAAGGAAGTGAAGAGTCTGGGCCGTGATGTCGTGACCGGGAAATTCCCGTTCTCGGCAATCGGCAAGGCAATCGTTCACGGGATGAAGGACGGCTTTGTCAAGGTTGTAGCTGACCGCAGCAGCGGCGACATCCTCGGTGTGCAGATGATCGGGCCGCATGTAACCGATCTGATCGGGGAAGCTGCGCTGGCCCAGCTACTGGATGCAACTCCTTGGGAAGTCGGGGAAGCGATCCATGCCCATCCGACCTTGTCCGAGGTTATCGGTGAGGCTATGCTGGCCGTGGATGGGAGAGCCATCGGGTTCTAA
- a CDS encoding DUF2627 domain-containing protein, whose product MKLVISRFIAIIILVIPGLLAMKGFLMMKDDIFNYLSMHGDDSVTPVFAWLHFGGGLLLFAAGMSFLGGWILTRDRKKNYVGPRFREKQKTEQPAAKSNL is encoded by the coding sequence ATGAAGCTGGTCATTTCACGGTTCATTGCCATAATCATTCTCGTCATTCCGGGACTTCTGGCAATGAAGGGCTTTCTGATGATGAAGGACGATATCTTCAATTATCTCTCGATGCACGGTGATGATAGTGTAACTCCAGTGTTCGCCTGGCTGCATTTCGGCGGGGGACTGCTGCTGTTCGCGGCGGGCATGAGCTTTCTCGGCGGCTGGATTCTTACCCGTGACCGCAAGAAAAACTACGTTGGTCCAAGGTTCAGGGAGAAGCAGAAGACTGAGCAGCCTGCTGCTAAGAGCAACTTGTAG
- a CDS encoding ABC transporter ATP-binding protein, which translates to MFKALTEPFRHPKPDFGTGEKSAGGRKPKAKPKNWSATLSRIWAYLAKRKAKLTLVLLLVLISTALALMGPYLISRAVDDYLEGDGGRSWSVFLILLGLVYLFTSLTSWLQNIWMIEIAQETVYRLRTDLFAYLHRLPISFFNRRQQGEIMSRLTNDIENISSTLNSSAIQIFSSVLTLAGTVGVMLWLSPLLTLLTFIVVPLMFLGMRWITRRTGPLFKERQRNVGDMNGFIEETLSGQRVIKAFSQEERVISGFRERNKRIMLSGYWAQAISGFIPKLMNGLNNLSFAIVAGIGGYLAVRDIVTVGIIIAFVEYTRQFTRPLNDLANQWNTLLSAIAGAERVFEVMDEETEARDEGAAVSLEHVEGAVAFKGVSFSYDEGKDILHDISFEAKPGEMIALVGPTGAGKTTLIGLLSRFYDPSRGSITLDGRELSSIRRESLRSQMAFVLQDTFLFKGTIRDNIRYGRLDATDAEVEEAAKLANAHSFIMRMRGGYDRMLSVDGSGISQGQKQLLAIARAILADPAMLVLDEATSSIDTVTEIKIQEGLQALMKGRTSFVIAHRLGTIRAADRILVLQDGRLLQHGPHDELMRQGGLYSELVNGARKAAPGGA; encoded by the coding sequence ATGTTCAAAGCATTAACTGAGCCTTTCCGCCATCCGAAGCCTGATTTTGGTACAGGCGAGAAGTCAGCCGGAGGCCGGAAGCCGAAGGCGAAGCCCAAGAACTGGTCCGCCACCCTGTCGCGGATCTGGGCCTATCTCGCCAAACGCAAAGCGAAGCTGACGCTTGTATTGCTGCTTGTCCTCATAAGCACCGCGCTGGCGCTAATGGGGCCTTATCTGATCAGCCGGGCGGTGGATGACTATCTGGAAGGTGACGGGGGGCGGAGCTGGAGCGTATTTCTGATCCTCCTCGGGCTGGTGTACCTGTTCACTTCACTGACCTCCTGGCTGCAAAATATATGGATGATTGAGATTGCCCAGGAGACGGTATACCGCCTGCGGACAGACCTGTTCGCATACCTGCACAGGCTGCCGATTTCGTTCTTCAACCGCAGACAGCAGGGTGAAATCATGAGCCGGCTGACCAATGATATCGAGAATATCAGCTCGACGCTTAACAGCTCTGCTATTCAGATTTTCTCTAGTGTGCTTACGCTTGCCGGAACTGTAGGCGTTATGCTGTGGCTCAGCCCGCTGCTAACGCTGCTGACCTTTATCGTTGTGCCGCTGATGTTCCTCGGCATGCGCTGGATTACCCGGCGCACAGGGCCGCTGTTTAAGGAGCGGCAGCGCAATGTCGGCGACATGAACGGCTTCATTGAAGAGACGCTGTCGGGCCAGCGGGTCATCAAAGCTTTTTCACAGGAGGAGCGGGTGATCAGCGGCTTCCGTGAGCGCAATAAGCGAATCATGCTGTCAGGCTACTGGGCCCAGGCGATCTCCGGCTTCATTCCCAAGCTGATGAACGGCCTGAACAATTTGAGCTTTGCTATTGTGGCGGGCATCGGCGGTTATCTGGCCGTCCGTGATATTGTGACGGTCGGGATTATCATCGCTTTTGTAGAGTACACCCGCCAGTTCACGAGGCCGCTTAATGATCTCGCGAACCAGTGGAATACGCTGCTGTCTGCAATTGCCGGGGCCGAGCGGGTATTTGAAGTGATGGATGAGGAGACTGAGGCACGGGACGAGGGTGCAGCGGTATCGCTTGAGCATGTGGAGGGGGCTGTCGCCTTTAAGGGCGTATCCTTCTCCTATGATGAAGGCAAGGATATTCTGCATGATATCAGCTTTGAGGCAAAGCCGGGCGAAATGATTGCCCTGGTCGGGCCGACAGGAGCCGGTAAAACAACGCTGATTGGCCTGCTCTCCCGCTTCTATGATCCGAGCAGGGGCAGCATCACGCTGGACGGGAGAGAGCTGTCCTCAATCCGCCGGGAGAGCCTGCGGAGCCAGATGGCTTTTGTGCTGCAGGATACCTTCCTGTTCAAGGGAACGATCCGCGATAATATCCGTTACGGCCGGCTGGATGCCACCGACGCAGAGGTTGAGGAGGCGGCTAAACTGGCGAACGCCCACTCCTTCATTATGCGGATGCGCGGAGGCTACGACCGGATGCTGTCCGTAGACGGCAGCGGCATCAGTCAGGGGCAGAAGCAGCTGCTGGCGATCGCGCGGGCCATTCTGGCTGATCCTGCGATGCTTGTGCTGGATGAAGCGACCAGCAGCATTGATACCGTTACTGAAATCAAGATCCAGGAGGGGCTGCAGGCGCTGATGAAAGGGCGGACCAGCTTTGTCATCGCCCACAGGCTTGGTACCATCCGTGCCGCTGACCGCATCCTGGTGCTGCAGGACGGCCGCCTGCTCCAGCACGGCCCGCATGACGAGCTGATGCGCCAAGGCGGGCTGTACAGCGAGCTTGTTAACGGTGCGCGTAAGGCGGCGCCGGGCGGGGCTTAG
- a CDS encoding ABC transporter ATP-binding protein translates to MNIIFSFLKKYRVAAFAALAMMGIELAVELAQPLLISRIIDDGIVEKDMTVVWLWGGVLTLSALIAFAAGILSSFFASHASQSFAFDLREKLYEKVQSFTYEVFNRFPTSSLITRLTGDVTQLQDTVFMALRFMTRVPLVVLGSVVMALVVHVKLGLLLAVTLPVLILFLVWVMRRSSDLFKRVQSRLDGVNGVIQENLTGIRLIRVFVRMGHEISRFASFSGGLMKATITALRLTETMGPLIMLIVNAGIVAVLWFGRIEIASGDATLGQTVAVINYALRTIGALSALSWIMATFSRAVASEHRISEVMSSPEGEGGLEAAADPGDGNQGAAVRGKIEFSDVSFSYPGSDIAALEEVSFTVEPGQRVAILGATGSGKSSLVGLIPRLYEQTGGIIRIDGMDSADIEISRLRRSIGYVPQEVLLFSGSVRENIAWGNERATQEEIERAAAAAQISHTIAGLPEGYDTMLGQRGVNLSGGQKQRLTIARALVRKPAILILDDSTSALDAVTEGLLLEELSAMSCTTVLITQKISSTVSADLILLLDEGRLIAKGTHHELLAGAPLYRKIYESQTGEGAQHVQSIN, encoded by the coding sequence ATGAACATCATTTTCTCCTTTCTCAAAAAATACAGGGTAGCCGCCTTCGCCGCCCTGGCCATGATGGGGATTGAGCTGGCAGTGGAGCTGGCCCAGCCCCTTTTGATCTCCAGGATTATTGATGACGGAATCGTAGAAAAAGATATGACGGTTGTCTGGCTATGGGGCGGTGTGCTGACCTTAAGCGCGCTAATAGCCTTTGCGGCAGGGATACTGAGCTCTTTTTTTGCATCCCATGCCAGTCAGAGCTTTGCCTTCGATCTGAGGGAAAAGCTCTATGAGAAGGTACAGTCCTTCACTTATGAAGTGTTCAACAGGTTTCCTACTTCATCACTGATTACGCGGCTGACCGGAGATGTAACGCAGCTGCAGGACACAGTCTTCATGGCACTCCGGTTCATGACCCGTGTACCGCTGGTTGTGCTGGGCAGTGTCGTGATGGCGCTTGTGGTCCATGTGAAGCTTGGGCTTCTGCTGGCCGTAACATTGCCGGTGCTGATTCTGTTTCTGGTCTGGGTGATGCGCAGGTCCTCTGACCTGTTCAAGCGGGTACAGAGCAGACTGGATGGTGTAAACGGTGTCATTCAGGAAAATCTGACGGGCATCCGGCTTATCCGCGTATTCGTGCGTATGGGCCATGAGATCAGCCGGTTTGCTTCGTTCAGCGGCGGGCTGATGAAAGCAACGATCACTGCGCTCAGACTGACAGAGACGATGGGGCCGCTTATCATGCTTATCGTCAATGCGGGAATTGTCGCCGTGCTCTGGTTCGGCAGGATTGAAATTGCGTCGGGAGATGCAACGTTGGGACAGACGGTTGCTGTCATTAACTATGCACTGCGGACCATTGGAGCGTTATCTGCTTTGTCATGGATTATGGCGACCTTCTCGAGGGCCGTTGCCTCGGAGCACCGTATATCGGAGGTAATGTCTTCCCCCGAAGGAGAGGGCGGGCTGGAAGCTGCAGCAGATCCGGGTGACGGGAATCAGGGAGCTGCGGTCCGGGGGAAAATAGAATTTTCGGATGTCAGCTTCAGCTATCCGGGGAGTGATATTGCCGCGCTCGAAGAAGTCTCCTTCACCGTTGAGCCGGGCCAGCGTGTAGCTATCCTTGGTGCGACAGGCTCCGGCAAGTCCTCACTGGTCGGGCTGATTCCCCGGCTCTATGAGCAGACCGGCGGGATCATCCGGATTGACGGGATGGACAGTGCTGACATTGAAATATCCAGGCTGCGCCGATCGATCGGCTATGTGCCGCAGGAGGTGCTGCTGTTCAGCGGTTCAGTACGGGAAAATATTGCCTGGGGGAATGAGCGGGCTACCCAGGAGGAAATCGAGCGGGCGGCGGCTGCAGCGCAGATTAGCCACACCATTGCCGGTCTGCCCGAGGGCTATGATACGATGCTTGGCCAGCGGGGCGTTAATCTGTCCGGCGGACAAAAGCAGCGGCTGACCATTGCCCGGGCGCTTGTCCGGAAGCCGGCCATTCTGATTCTTGACGACAGCACAAGCGCGCTGGATGCTGTGACGGAGGGGCTTTTGCTGGAGGAGCTTTCGGCGATGTCCTGCACTACTGTGCTGATTACACAGAAGATCAGCTCTACCGTTTCGGCTGATTTGATTCTGCTGCTGGACGAGGGCCGGCTCATTGCCAAGGGTACTCACCATGAGCTGCTTGCAGGAGCGCCTCTATACCGGAAAATATACGAATCGCAGACAGGGGAGGGGGCACAGCATGTTCAAAGCATTAACTGA
- a CDS encoding thymidine kinase, with the protein MAQLFFRYGAMNSGKSIEILKVAHNYEEQGKSVLIFTPSIDDRDEVGYISSRIGLRKQAIAIDENTDIYGIVSGNLPKPHCVLIDECQFLTKDCILQLVRIVDELNIPVMAFGLKNDFQNNLFEGSKYMLIYADKIEEMKTICWFCERKATMALRVEDGKPVYSGKQIQIGGNEAYYPVCRKCHKNPPL; encoded by the coding sequence GTGGCACAGTTGTTTTTCAGATACGGCGCAATGAACAGCGGCAAATCCATTGAGATTCTCAAGGTAGCCCATAATTATGAGGAGCAGGGCAAGTCGGTGCTCATCTTCACCCCATCCATTGATGACCGGGACGAGGTCGGTTACATTTCCTCCCGCATCGGTCTGCGCAAGCAGGCTATAGCTATTGATGAAAATACCGATATTTACGGCATAGTAAGCGGCAATCTGCCCAAACCCCACTGTGTGCTGATTGACGAATGCCAGTTCCTTACCAAGGACTGCATTCTCCAGCTTGTACGCATTGTGGATGAGCTGAACATTCCGGTCATGGCCTTCGGCCTCAAAAATGACTTCCAGAACAATCTCTTCGAAGGCAGCAAATACATGCTGATCTACGCCGATAAAATCGAAGAAATGAAGACCATCTGCTGGTTCTGCGAGCGTAAGGCAACAATGGCGCTACGCGTAGAGGACGGCAAGCCCGTTTACAGCGGCAAGCAGATCCAGATCGGCGGCAATGAAGCTTATTACCCCGTATGCCGCAAATGTCACAAGAATCCGCCCCTGTAG
- a CDS encoding DinB family protein, with amino-acid sequence MNQRPEQGEYTEAQAGYIALVPPEGDILTILREQSKEVFALLGGLSEEQGNFRYAPEKWSIKEMVGHLTDNDRIMSYRLLCFARGEQAQLPGYEEKDYVASGGFDRFTLKQLVLHYRIVRESTLALLESLPEDVWTRAGNFYSVPVTVRAQACMIAGHERHHMNILQERYLNQA; translated from the coding sequence ATGAATCAGCGTCCGGAACAGGGAGAGTATACGGAAGCACAGGCGGGTTATATCGCTCTAGTGCCGCCGGAAGGTGACATTCTCACCATTCTCCGTGAGCAGTCCAAGGAGGTTTTTGCGCTGCTTGGCGGGCTCAGCGAAGAACAGGGTAATTTCAGATATGCCCCGGAGAAGTGGAGCATCAAGGAGATGGTCGGCCACCTGACCGATAATGACCGTATTATGTCTTACCGGCTGCTCTGTTTTGCCAGAGGTGAGCAGGCGCAGCTGCCCGGCTATGAGGAGAAGGACTATGTTGCGTCGGGAGGCTTTGACCGCTTTACCCTGAAGCAGCTGGTGCTGCATTACCGGATTGTCCGTGAATCCACACTTGCCCTGCTGGAAAGCCTGCCGGAGGATGTCTGGACCCGGGCCGGGAACTTCTATTCGGTGCCGGTAACCGTCAGAGCCCAAGCATGCATGATTGCCGGACATGAACGACATCACATGAATATACTGCAGGAGCGTTACCTGAATCAGGCATAA
- a CDS encoding accessory gene regulator ArgB-like protein: MNTLSHKIAVAIKQANPEETYSVEIMQYSLGIILNTLLIFIATAATGLLTGHFAEFMTFLLSCSILRLTSGGFHLKTARACNTFSVLLCTLVPYLFSFYELNLTLMNMASLLIMLLFAPNPDKNALMPVKIFPILKIISVLLVCLNFFMHSSVIGLAFLAQSLTVIPWIRRDKP, encoded by the coding sequence ATGAACACATTATCTCATAAGATTGCTGTTGCGATTAAACAGGCTAACCCGGAGGAAACCTACTCTGTCGAAATAATGCAATACTCACTTGGCATTATATTGAATACTCTGCTTATTTTCATTGCAACAGCAGCGACCGGCTTGCTTACTGGCCACTTCGCCGAGTTCATGACCTTCCTTCTAAGCTGTTCGATCCTTCGCCTTACTTCAGGGGGTTTTCATTTAAAAACGGCAAGAGCCTGTAATACTTTTTCTGTTTTATTATGCACACTTGTTCCTTACCTGTTTAGTTTCTATGAATTAAATCTTACCTTAATGAACATGGCAAGCCTGCTCATCATGCTCCTATTCGCACCTAATCCGGACAAAAATGCCCTGATGCCGGTGAAAATATTTCCGATCTTAAAGATCATTTCAGTTCTATTAGTATGTCTTAACTTTTTTATGCATTCGTCTGTCATCGGATTGGCGTTTCTCGCACAATCCTTAACAGTAATTCCATGGATAAGGAGGGATAAACCATGA
- a CDS encoding LytTR family DNA-binding domain-containing protein: MRVLQNDGSSLDIREEDILYFSSYKNAIFVHTKEGEFVFPTTLSDLLIAYKGKGFERLDRNNVVSLNKVNAYDAERKIVHFVEGEQFATVSESNEPRIKRFLAAPSEGSAD, encoded by the coding sequence ATGCGTGTCTTACAAAACGACGGCTCTTCCCTGGATATCCGGGAGGAAGACATATTGTATTTTTCCAGCTACAAAAATGCAATATTCGTCCATACGAAAGAAGGCGAATTTGTTTTCCCCACTACTCTTTCCGATCTGCTGATTGCTTACAAGGGTAAAGGATTCGAACGCCTTGACCGTAACAACGTCGTTAGCCTGAATAAGGTCAACGCGTATGACGCCGAGCGCAAAATTGTCCATTTTGTTGAAGGTGAACAATTTGCTACTGTATCAGAGTCTAATGAACCCCGTATCAAGCGGTTTCTTGCCGCACCGTCAGAAGGTTCAGCAGATTGA
- a CDS encoding sporulation histidine kinase inhibitor Sda, with the protein MDYYFHPSPRPSSLELLSDEQLLNIYELAVEAKASPDFIEIIMNILTGRNLIPTDHLDA; encoded by the coding sequence ATGGATTATTATTTTCATCCTTCTCCGCGCCCCTCATCACTTGAACTACTATCTGACGAGCAGCTCTTAAACATCTATGAATTGGCGGTGGAGGCTAAGGCTTCGCCTGATTTTATTGAGATCATCATGAATATTCTGACTGGAAGAAATTTAATCCCAACCGATCATTTGGATGCGTGA